From one Bacteroides intestinalis DSM 17393 genomic stretch:
- a CDS encoding helix-turn-helix transcriptional regulator, with the protein MQTDLSIYNSLRPSFIEGVHAVKFNSLSAVISRYRDYARSSEQIKAYSGDSLLMRDIASLLDEAPRPITGEYQDFTPFLLLLMLSEEFHAVHYVERLVTWYFGYCCVDELRTVCTILSQCSYPHHDTLRLRFKNYLREARKTLGMPVECNAAVMLKMLDVSYEHLTPADVGEFEELLHLGDDYEFISRVKSNYLASDNVTELAGVCGYSSTITFRRRFQRVFGCSASSWLRQRRIERIGELLRTTHYTLQEIAYMCGFSAQSHFTDFCKRNMGSNPTSIRQEGRI; encoded by the coding sequence ATGCAAACCGACTTATCCATTTACAACAGTCTTCGCCCTTCCTTTATAGAAGGCGTTCACGCCGTGAAGTTCAATTCTTTGTCGGCGGTCATATCGCGTTACCGGGATTATGCCCGCAGTTCCGAACAAATAAAAGCGTACTCGGGAGATTCTTTGCTGATGCGGGACATCGCCTCCTTGCTTGACGAAGCACCCCGTCCCATAACGGGGGAATACCAGGATTTCACCCCGTTCCTGCTTCTTCTGATGCTTTCGGAGGAGTTTCATGCCGTCCATTATGTCGAGCGTCTTGTAACGTGGTATTTCGGCTATTGTTGTGTCGATGAACTGCGGACGGTCTGCACCATTCTGTCCCAGTGTTCCTACCCGCATCACGACACGCTGCGGCTGCGGTTCAAGAATTACCTGCGTGAAGCCCGTAAGACATTGGGTATGCCCGTTGAATGTAACGCTGCTGTCATGCTGAAAATGCTCGACGTCTCTTATGAACATCTCACTCCCGCCGATGTCGGGGAGTTCGAGGAACTGTTGCACCTGGGGGACGATTACGAGTTCATCTCCCGTGTCAAATCGAATTATCTTGCCTCGGATAACGTCACGGAACTCGCCGGGGTTTGCGGGTATTCCAGCACGATTACCTTCCGCCGGCGTTTCCAGCGGGTTTTCGGCTGCTCGGCCTCCTCGTGGTTACGTCAGCGCCGTATCGAACGTATCGGGGAGTTGCTGCGGACGACACACTACACGTTGCAGGAAATAGCCTACATGTGCGGTTTCTCCGCCCAATCCCACTTTACGGACTTTTGCAAGCGGAATATGGGGAGCAATCCCACTTCCATCCGCCAGGAAGGCCGGATCTGA
- a CDS encoding RteC domain-containing protein, with translation MIVFIEKLNSEVLRSIERIESRDTDVLKKSLEASRVLGEAFDRLKQYIIGYRFQNDDEEITFFKEIKPRLFCRLIYYRKLYNIEMNRPVGSIEAQREYLDAHVRAINAYTQKRLDFIRYFRSGATHLDSLYFLRGQTDTEQYLETFYYELDPQFSTNADFKVAKILANDMLSVYLMGELESLESTNLRNMVLPLSDVRPTWQDSKTDLTELIYLLDSKGCFGNVPLTQLASYISNAFNVHLDMNLSRTFCDMKIRNNPTPWLDKAKEALLKRMQTWKRNKKNGNSE, from the coding sequence ATGATTGTATTTATAGAGAAATTAAACAGTGAAGTCCTGCGGAGTATCGAACGCATCGAATCGCGGGATACCGACGTGTTGAAAAAGTCGCTTGAAGCGTCACGTGTCCTGGGAGAAGCGTTCGACCGTTTGAAACAATATATCATCGGCTACCGTTTTCAAAACGATGACGAGGAGATAACGTTCTTCAAAGAAATCAAACCCCGTCTTTTTTGCCGTCTGATCTATTACCGCAAGCTCTATAATATCGAGATGAACCGTCCGGTAGGAAGTATCGAGGCACAACGGGAGTACCTGGACGCCCATGTTCGGGCCATCAACGCGTACACGCAGAAACGCCTCGACTTTATCCGCTATTTCCGCAGCGGCGCCACACACCTGGACAGCCTCTATTTCCTGCGCGGGCAGACCGACACGGAGCAATACCTGGAAACCTTCTACTATGAACTCGACCCGCAGTTTTCGACAAACGCGGATTTCAAGGTGGCTAAAATCCTGGCCAACGATATGTTGTCGGTTTATCTTATGGGCGAATTGGAATCACTGGAGAGCACGAACCTCCGGAACATGGTTCTGCCATTGTCTGACGTGCGTCCGACATGGCAGGACTCGAAGACGGATCTGACGGAACTTATTTACCTGCTCGACAGTAAAGGCTGTTTCGGCAATGTGCCACTCACGCAACTTGCCAGCTACATTTCCAACGCTTTCAACGTACACCTCGACATGAACCTTTCGAGGACATTCTGCGATATGAAAATCCGAAACAACCCGACACCGTGGCTTGACAAGGCGAAAGAGGCCCTGCTTAAACGTATGCAGACGTGGAAGCGAAACAAGAAAAACGGCAATTCCGAGTAG
- a CDS encoding helix-turn-helix domain-containing protein, with the protein MKIIVIGSRAYNELVGRIEKIEAAIASLPEKGRAWNKEYINDEWMDGEQVCRYLGISGRTLQRLRSDHVITYSAINRKLYYSLTEIRRVLKERSVRRKNQPKE; encoded by the coding sequence ATGAAAATCATAGTGATCGGTTCGCGAGCCTATAACGAGCTTGTCGGGCGTATAGAGAAAATAGAGGCTGCAATCGCCTCTCTCCCTGAAAAGGGGCGTGCATGGAATAAGGAGTATATAAACGACGAATGGATGGACGGCGAGCAGGTCTGCCGTTACCTGGGCATCAGCGGGCGTACCCTTCAACGCCTCCGCTCGGATCACGTGATCACCTATTCGGCCATCAACCGGAAGCTGTATTATTCCCTCACGGAAATCCGCCGTGTGCTGAAGGAGCGTTCCGTGCGGCGCAAGAACCAACCAAAGGAGTAG
- a CDS encoding helix-turn-helix domain-containing protein, which yields MFLDKEYFDGWMQRLSERLERIEKLCAGDVEQPLSILPDGERLLDNYDLCRMLNISKRTLQRYRTSGELPYEMIYHKTFYRESDVLRFIERNFSNFRKLKKDRPAGSG from the coding sequence ATGTTTCTGGACAAGGAATATTTCGACGGATGGATGCAGCGGCTCTCGGAACGGCTGGAACGTATCGAGAAGCTGTGCGCGGGGGACGTGGAGCAACCGCTTTCCATCCTGCCTGACGGGGAGCGTCTTCTGGACAATTACGACCTGTGCCGTATGCTCAATATCAGCAAGCGCACACTCCAGCGTTACCGCACCTCGGGAGAGCTGCCTTACGAGATGATCTATCACAAGACCTTCTACCGGGAATCGGACGTCCTGCGGTTCATCGAGCGTAACTTCAGTAATTTCCGCAAGCTGAAAAAGGATCGTCCTGCCGGTTCCGGTTAG
- a CDS encoding PDDEXK nuclease domain-containing protein, translating into MKETDKIHPADKGEEELLHNVRHILQEARAKVIHHVNSTLVRAYWQVGKYIVEYEQQGTDRAGYGKAVINTLSRRLVAEFGNGFTATNLRYMRQFYQCYPKYHTLCDKLSWSHCRTLLKVSGDAARDFYLHECVKENWSVRQLDRQINTLFYDRLLASRDKKAVKEEISRTEPGRVEPKEIIRDPYILEFLGIPQGEHFLETDLEQLLISRLQRFMLELGKGFAFVARQKRISFDDKHFYIDLVFYNYLARCFVLIDLKSGELTHQDLGQMQMYVNYYTRELMNPGDNPPVGIVLCAEKNDAVVRYTLPEDEKQVFAAQYMTYLPTQEELQTLLQEV; encoded by the coding sequence ATGAAAGAAACAGATAAAATACATCCTGCCGACAAAGGGGAGGAAGAGCTGCTGCATAACGTGCGCCATATCTTGCAGGAAGCGCGCGCAAAGGTGATACATCATGTCAATTCGACCCTCGTGAGGGCTTACTGGCAGGTAGGGAAATACATAGTGGAGTACGAGCAGCAGGGAACCGACCGTGCCGGATATGGCAAGGCTGTCATCAACACCCTTTCCAGGCGGCTCGTGGCGGAGTTCGGAAACGGGTTCACGGCCACCAACCTGCGGTACATGAGGCAGTTTTACCAGTGCTACCCGAAATATCACACGCTGTGTGATAAATTGAGCTGGTCGCATTGCCGCACGCTTCTCAAGGTGTCGGGCGATGCCGCCCGTGATTTTTACCTGCACGAGTGCGTCAAGGAAAACTGGAGTGTCCGGCAGCTCGACCGCCAAATCAACACGCTTTTCTATGACCGCCTGCTGGCCAGCCGAGACAAGAAAGCCGTGAAAGAGGAAATTTCCCGTACCGAACCCGGGCGTGTCGAACCCAAAGAGATCATCCGCGACCCGTATATCCTGGAGTTTCTCGGGATCCCGCAGGGAGAGCATTTTCTGGAAACCGATCTGGAGCAACTGCTCATCAGCCGCTTGCAGCGCTTCATGCTCGAACTCGGGAAAGGCTTCGCCTTCGTCGCGCGACAGAAGCGTATCTCCTTCGACGACAAGCATTTCTACATCGACCTGGTCTTTTACAATTACCTGGCCCGTTGTTTCGTTTTAATAGATTTGAAATCCGGGGAGCTGACCCACCAGGATTTGGGGCAGATGCAGATGTATGTCAATTACTACACCCGTGAGTTGATGAATCCCGGGGATAACCCTCCGGTGGGTATCGTCCTCTGCGCGGAGAAAAACGACGCGGTCGTCCGTTACACGCTGCCCGAAGATGAAAAGCAGGTCTTCGCCGCCCAGTACATGACCTATCTTCCCACGCAGGAGGAGCTGCAAACACTCTTGCAGGAAGTGTGA
- a CDS encoding helicase-related protein, giving the protein MAFNKKTHLRQNIDALKTAFTLDRERRAPTPEEERTLGAYSGFGAIKEVLENPTGKPDKDGMATLVAELHEVIRANTPDEREYKRYMDGIKNSVLTAFYTPPKVADAIVEAIWDTRIAPQRILDPSAGTGVFVNAVDFHDPYAEITCFEKDPATGLILKHLHPEKRVRIQGFERIEPKYAGYYDVAVSNIPFGDVALFDPFFSTHTDPVRRQGTRALHNYFFMKSVDMVREGGLVAFITSQGVLNAEQGRPVREWLMNRCEPVSAIRLPNNLFTEHAGTEVGSDLVILQKKAATGELSERQRDFIESRKLSNGIRINNLFQSFDRVIHTEAKVGKDPYGKPAMEFTHAEGVDGIDREMRRMLSEDFNRHFNESYCLEHAPEQTPGTPKRELSRPRQAERQRAERHEPRLAGEIVKEIIADARNLQQQREEEEKRRVVAEMAAQGYHVDTETGEITRIENKPGQALPDSAATSAGEPTGEDLADFGAWSKERENRLWEQHPPKPEDFGMADTPVQHVGGTTEPKPREGFAGSLFDTVETAAPAPATQAAEPVNVQQEPLLTLYDLFGFSAEERRQAELGISKKRNSRRGAKRKTPRQPSLFAPASSPEEQKSEMPKTTPPERDPEDLYASLNWEDNPPINGFYEMMMSLTPERRAELRRQSTRQQETPEQRERQAVRPPTEAPKDRREQAAGTPRTGSLFDTPDNPEEEEPGKETPQIREADMKPRPFEGEVAPYFREGTLVTDGQNRVGYLRGIESLQPMFHPLELTPAQRTKASMYIEIRDAYYHLYNNEAETLTANPALREMLNRLYDNFTERFGRLNDKRNLDLIKMDARGTEILSLERYIDGKARKADIFERPVAFNPDEITHADDASEALVASLNKYGRVEPHYMASLTGTTVEGILGELKGRIYYNPETDGYEVADKFIAGNVIGKAERIEAFLRENPDHAPARESLEALREATPKPIAFDDLDFNLGERWIPKGVYERFASSLFDTEVKITFASNLDEYGVKAEATNVKITEQYAVSAQTRKYNGLHLLKHALQNTSPDITKTVLKWVDGERREVKVRDGEAIQLANSKIDEIRGAFPEWLREQSSDFKDRLTDLYNRTFNCYVRPKYDGTHQEFPDLDLKGLGIDKLYDSQKDAIWMDKLLGGGIIDHEVGGGKTLIMCCGAYEKKRLGLANKPMIIGLKANIHEIARTFCTAYPMAKVLYPGKEDFTPRKRERIFREIRNNDWDAVILSHEQFGMIPQSPEIQQEILQAELDCVEENLEVLKAQGRDVSRAMMKGCQKRKANLEAKLQKVAHALETRKDDAVDFRLMGIDHLYVDESHKFKNLTFTTRHDRVAGLGNPEGSQRALNMLFALRTIQQRTGRDLGATFLSGTTISNSLTELYLLFKYLRPKELERQNIRTFDAWAAIFAKKTIDYEFSVTNEVVQKERFRYFIKVPELAMFYSEITDYRSAEDIGIDRPQKNEILHNIPPTPQQTEFIERLVQFAKSGDATLLGRLPLSEREEKAKMLIATDYARKMSLDMRMIDPELYSDHVDNKASHCARMIAGYYRRFEAYKGTQFVFSDLGTYKPGAGWNVYSEIRRKLAEDYGIPQSEVRFIQEATSEKARKEMIAGMNAGKIRVLFGSTEMLGTGVNAQKRCVAIHHLDCPWRPSDLEQRDGRGIRTGNEIAKLHADNKVDVILYAVEKSLDAYKFGLLHNKQLFIRQLKTNNMGSRTIDEGAIDEKSGMNFSEYVAVLSGNTDLLDKARLEKKIATLESERQAFVRGKSSSRYKLEQITEKIEKNNDLIRRIGKDLEHFKARVEFNEDGSYRNPVKLNGLETSDPKLIGKQLNRIAETARTLDRLEPIGSLYGFELLVQSETTGKDGLDLVQNRFYVRGEGDYLYQYNYGNIASDPRLAAMNFIHALATIEPTLEKFRKKNEELEKDIPVLREVVESSWRKEPELTALKADLTEIDRRIQQSLKPIEESEGKEAEEDNDVCRERHDTAEELPKEDNTATRIPSRLRQIADASGGRIVIAGVGSPPENGPAKKGIKM; this is encoded by the coding sequence ATGGCATTCAATAAGAAAACCCACCTCCGCCAGAATATCGACGCGCTGAAGACGGCCTTCACGCTCGACAGGGAACGGCGGGCGCCGACTCCCGAAGAAGAAAGGACACTCGGCGCATACAGCGGCTTCGGCGCCATCAAGGAAGTGCTGGAAAACCCCACCGGGAAACCGGACAAGGACGGCATGGCAACGCTCGTGGCCGAGTTGCACGAGGTCATCAGGGCGAATACTCCCGACGAACGGGAATACAAGCGCTACATGGACGGGATCAAGAACTCCGTCCTGACGGCTTTTTACACGCCCCCGAAAGTGGCAGACGCCATCGTGGAGGCGATATGGGACACGCGGATTGCCCCCCAACGTATTCTTGACCCCAGTGCGGGAACGGGGGTTTTCGTCAATGCCGTGGATTTCCACGACCCCTACGCGGAGATCACCTGCTTCGAGAAAGACCCCGCCACGGGGTTGATCCTGAAGCACCTGCACCCCGAAAAACGGGTGCGGATACAGGGATTCGAGCGCATCGAACCCAAATACGCCGGTTACTACGACGTGGCCGTGAGCAACATCCCTTTCGGGGACGTGGCGCTCTTCGACCCGTTCTTCTCCACCCATACCGACCCCGTGCGGCGGCAAGGCACACGGGCGCTGCACAACTATTTTTTCATGAAGTCCGTCGATATGGTACGCGAGGGCGGCCTGGTGGCATTCATCACCTCGCAGGGAGTATTGAACGCCGAGCAGGGACGCCCCGTGCGCGAGTGGCTGATGAACCGCTGCGAGCCCGTATCGGCCATCCGGCTGCCGAACAACCTCTTTACAGAACACGCGGGGACGGAGGTCGGCAGCGACCTGGTTATCCTGCAAAAGAAAGCCGCCACGGGGGAACTGTCCGAACGGCAGCGGGATTTCATCGAATCCCGCAAGCTGTCGAACGGCATCCGGATAAACAACCTTTTCCAGTCGTTCGACAGGGTGATCCATACCGAGGCCAAAGTAGGCAAAGACCCCTACGGCAAACCGGCGATGGAGTTCACCCACGCGGAGGGCGTGGACGGCATCGACCGGGAGATGCGGCGTATGCTCTCGGAGGATTTCAACCGGCATTTCAACGAGAGTTATTGCCTGGAACATGCTCCGGAACAGACACCCGGTACACCGAAGCGGGAATTGTCCCGTCCCCGTCAGGCGGAACGCCAGCGTGCCGAAAGACACGAGCCCCGCCTTGCCGGAGAAATCGTCAAGGAGATTATCGCCGACGCCCGTAACCTTCAGCAGCAACGGGAAGAGGAGGAAAAACGCCGCGTCGTCGCCGAAATGGCGGCGCAGGGCTACCATGTCGATACCGAAACCGGGGAGATTACCCGAATCGAAAACAAACCCGGACAAGCGTTACCGGATTCTGCCGCCACATCCGCCGGAGAACCGACCGGGGAGGATCTGGCCGACTTCGGGGCCTGGTCGAAGGAGCGGGAGAATCGCTTGTGGGAGCAACACCCGCCGAAACCCGAAGATTTCGGCATGGCGGATACTCCCGTGCAGCACGTGGGCGGAACAACGGAACCGAAACCGCGGGAGGGCTTCGCCGGGTCGCTTTTCGACACGGTGGAAACGGCGGCTCCCGCACCTGCCACCCAAGCTGCCGAACCGGTAAACGTGCAGCAGGAACCGTTGCTGACGCTCTACGACCTGTTCGGCTTCAGCGCCGAGGAGCGGCGGCAGGCAGAACTCGGTATATCCAAGAAAAGGAACAGCCGCCGGGGAGCAAAGCGGAAGACGCCCCGACAACCCTCATTATTCGCCCCAGCCTCCTCTCCGGAGGAACAGAAGAGCGAAATGCCGAAAACGACGCCACCGGAGCGTGATCCCGAAGACTTGTATGCCTCCCTGAACTGGGAGGACAACCCGCCGATCAACGGCTTTTACGAGATGATGATGTCGCTTACCCCGGAACGGAGGGCGGAACTGCGCCGACAAAGCACCCGGCAGCAGGAAACCCCGGAACAGCGGGAACGGCAGGCGGTACGCCCCCCGACGGAAGCCCCGAAAGACAGACGGGAACAAGCCGCCGGTACGCCGAGAACGGGCAGCTTGTTCGACACGCCGGACAATCCGGAGGAGGAAGAACCCGGTAAAGAAACGCCGCAGATACGGGAGGCGGATATGAAACCCCGCCCGTTCGAGGGGGAGGTCGCCCCCTATTTCCGCGAAGGGACACTCGTCACGGACGGACAAAACCGGGTCGGCTACCTGCGGGGGATTGAATCCCTGCAACCCATGTTCCACCCGCTGGAACTCACGCCTGCACAACGGACGAAAGCCTCCATGTATATCGAGATACGCGATGCCTATTACCACCTTTATAACAACGAGGCGGAAACGCTGACGGCGAACCCCGCCCTGCGGGAGATGCTCAACCGGCTTTACGACAATTTCACCGAACGCTTCGGACGGCTCAATGACAAACGCAACCTCGACCTGATCAAGATGGACGCGCGGGGAACGGAGATTCTATCGCTGGAGCGTTACATCGACGGCAAGGCACGCAAAGCCGACATCTTCGAGCGTCCCGTGGCCTTCAATCCCGATGAGATCACGCACGCCGACGACGCTTCGGAGGCCCTTGTGGCCAGCCTGAACAAGTACGGCCGGGTGGAACCGCACTACATGGCTTCGCTCACGGGAACTACCGTGGAGGGAATACTCGGGGAACTGAAAGGACGCATCTATTACAACCCGGAAACGGACGGCTACGAGGTTGCCGACAAGTTCATCGCCGGCAATGTCATCGGGAAAGCCGAACGGATCGAGGCGTTCCTGCGGGAGAATCCCGACCACGCCCCGGCCCGGGAATCGCTGGAGGCTCTGCGCGAGGCGACGCCCAAACCCATCGCTTTCGACGACCTGGACTTCAACCTGGGCGAACGGTGGATTCCAAAAGGTGTTTACGAGCGTTTCGCCTCCTCGCTCTTCGATACGGAGGTGAAGATCACCTTCGCCTCCAACCTGGACGAGTACGGCGTGAAGGCGGAAGCGACGAACGTGAAGATCACGGAGCAGTATGCCGTCAGCGCGCAGACCCGTAAGTACAACGGCCTGCACCTTTTGAAACACGCCCTGCAAAACACTTCGCCCGACATCACCAAGACCGTCCTCAAATGGGTGGACGGCGAACGGCGGGAGGTCAAAGTGCGTGACGGGGAGGCCATACAGCTCGCCAACAGCAAGATAGACGAGATCCGGGGTGCTTTCCCCGAATGGCTGCGCGAGCAGTCGTCCGACTTCAAAGACCGCCTGACAGACCTCTATAACCGTACTTTCAACTGTTACGTGCGCCCGAAGTACGACGGGACGCACCAGGAATTCCCCGACCTCGACCTCAAGGGGCTGGGAATCGACAAACTGTATGACAGCCAGAAGGACGCGATATGGATGGACAAACTGCTCGGCGGCGGGATAATCGACCACGAGGTGGGCGGCGGAAAGACCCTTATCATGTGCTGCGGGGCCTACGAGAAGAAACGCCTCGGGCTGGCCAATAAACCCATGATTATCGGGCTGAAAGCCAACATCCATGAAATAGCCCGGACGTTCTGCACCGCTTACCCAATGGCCAAAGTCCTCTACCCGGGCAAGGAGGATTTCACGCCCCGGAAGCGTGAGCGCATCTTCCGGGAGATACGCAACAACGACTGGGACGCCGTGATCCTCTCGCACGAACAGTTCGGCATGATACCCCAGTCCCCGGAGATACAGCAGGAGATATTGCAGGCCGAGCTGGACTGCGTGGAGGAGAACCTCGAAGTGCTCAAAGCACAAGGCAGGGACGTTTCCCGCGCCATGATGAAAGGGTGTCAGAAACGCAAGGCCAACCTGGAAGCCAAGTTGCAGAAGGTGGCGCACGCGCTGGAAACACGCAAGGACGACGCCGTGGACTTCCGCCTCATGGGTATCGACCACCTCTACGTGGACGAGAGCCACAAATTCAAGAACCTGACTTTCACGACCCGGCATGACCGGGTGGCGGGCCTCGGAAATCCCGAGGGGTCGCAGCGGGCGCTCAACATGCTTTTCGCGCTGCGTACCATACAGCAGCGCACGGGCCGCGACCTGGGGGCGACGTTCCTCTCGGGAACGACCATCTCCAACTCGCTCACGGAACTGTACCTGCTTTTCAAGTACCTGCGCCCGAAGGAACTGGAGCGTCAGAATATCCGCACCTTCGATGCCTGGGCGGCCATATTTGCCAAGAAAACCATCGACTACGAGTTTTCCGTGACCAACGAGGTCGTGCAGAAAGAACGGTTCCGATATTTCATCAAGGTTCCCGAACTGGCCATGTTCTACTCCGAGATTACAGATTACCGCTCGGCGGAGGATATAGGGATCGACCGACCGCAAAAGAACGAGATATTGCACAATATCCCGCCAACACCCCAGCAGACGGAGTTCATAGAACGGCTGGTGCAGTTCGCCAAATCGGGCGATGCCACGCTCCTGGGCCGTCTGCCGCTCTCGGAGCGGGAGGAAAAGGCGAAAATGCTCATTGCCACAGACTACGCCCGCAAGATGTCGCTCGATATGCGTATGATAGACCCCGAACTATACAGCGACCACGTGGACAACAAGGCGAGCCACTGTGCCCGTATGATTGCCGGTTACTACCGCCGTTTCGAGGCGTACAAAGGTACGCAGTTCGTATTCTCCGACCTGGGAACCTACAAACCCGGAGCGGGGTGGAACGTCTATTCCGAGATACGGCGTAAACTCGCGGAGGATTACGGCATACCCCAAAGCGAGGTGCGGTTCATCCAGGAGGCGACCTCGGAAAAAGCGCGCAAGGAGATGATCGCCGGTATGAATGCCGGGAAAATCCGCGTACTCTTCGGATCGACCGAGATGCTCGGGACGGGAGTGAACGCGCAGAAACGCTGCGTGGCGATACACCACCTGGACTGCCCCTGGCGTCCCAGCGACCTGGAACAGCGCGACGGGCGGGGAATACGCACCGGGAACGAGATCGCCAAACTCCATGCCGACAACAAGGTGGACGTGATATTATACGCCGTCGAGAAGTCGCTCGACGCCTACAAGTTCGGGCTGTTGCACAACAAGCAACTGTTCATCCGCCAGCTCAAGACCAACAACATGGGAAGCCGTACCATCGACGAGGGGGCCATCGACGAAAAGAGCGGCATGAATTTTTCCGAGTATGTCGCCGTCCTCTCGGGAAATACAGACCTGTTGGACAAGGCCCGCCTGGAGAAGAAGATTGCCACGCTCGAAAGCGAACGCCAGGCATTCGTGCGCGGTAAATCATCGAGCCGCTACAAGCTGGAGCAGATCACGGAGAAGATAGAGAAGAACAACGACCTGATACGGCGTATCGGCAAGGATCTGGAACACTTCAAGGCCCGCGTCGAGTTCAACGAGGACGGCTCGTACCGCAATCCCGTGAAACTGAACGGGCTGGAAACCTCCGACCCCAAGCTCATCGGGAAACAGCTCAACCGTATCGCCGAAACGGCACGCACGCTCGACAGGCTCGAACCCATCGGGAGCCTCTACGGGTTCGAGCTGCTCGTCCAGAGCGAAACGACCGGGAAAGACGGGCTCGACCTGGTGCAGAACCGTTTTTATGTCCGGGGTGAAGGGGATTATCTATACCAGTATAACTACGGGAATATCGCCTCCGACCCGCGACTGGCGGCGATGAACTTCATCCACGCGCTCGCGACCATCGAGCCGACACTGGAGAAATTCCGGAAAAAGAATGAGGAACTGGAGAAAGATATTCCCGTCCTGCGGGAAGTGGTGGAAAGTTCCTGGCGCAAGGAGCCCGAACTGACGGCCCTAAAAGCTGACCTGACGGAAATAGACCGCAGGATACAGCAAAGCCTCAAACCGATAGAAGAGAGCGAGGGAAAGGAGGCGGAGGAGGATAACGACGTGTGCCGGGAACGGCATGACACGGCGGAAGAGCTCCCGAAGGAAGACAACACGGCGACCCGTATTCCTTCCCGGCTGCGGCAGATTGCCGACGCCTCCGGGGGGCGCATCGTCATCGCGGGCGTGGGCAGCCCGCCGGAGAACGGCCCTGCGAAGAAAGGGATCAAGATGTAA
- a CDS encoding DUF1896 family protein, protein MPDKQHHTPTGELSYYGLSLLSYLKDSHPELIAEGEFIAERADSAAQAYSEAIRSGCNHIEAEEIAREELCRGLHFSPYNTLVNILWREFEAEIPEDTARQAALRLLPLCRGVLEKYDLTDDFADTPDYELFYTELTGTVQILLEDGIQ, encoded by the coding sequence ATGCCAGACAAGCAACACCATACCCCCACGGGGGAATTGTCCTATTACGGACTTTCGTTACTATCCTACCTCAAGGACAGCCACCCGGAACTCATCGCCGAAGGTGAGTTCATCGCCGAGCGGGCCGACAGCGCCGCCCAAGCGTACAGCGAGGCGATCCGTTCGGGCTGCAACCACATCGAGGCCGAAGAAATTGCCCGCGAGGAACTCTGCCGCGGACTGCACTTTTCACCCTACAACACGCTGGTAAACATCCTCTGGAGGGAATTCGAGGCGGAGATTCCCGAGGATACCGCCCGGCAGGCGGCTCTACGCCTGCTGCCCCTCTGCCGCGGGGTGCTGGAGAAGTACGACCTCACGGACGACTTCGCTGACACGCCCGACTACGAACTGTTCTATACCGAACTGACGGGAACCGTCCAAATACTTCTCGAAGATGGCATTCAATAA